A single Drechmeria coniospora strain ARSEF 6962 chromosome 03, whole genome shotgun sequence DNA region contains:
- a CDS encoding AAA family ATPase Pontin produces MVQISEIKGNKRDNRTAAHTHIKGLGLKADGRAETQAGGFVGQGPARESCGVVVDLIRAQKMAGRGVLLAGGPGTGKTALALAISQELGTRIPFCPIVGSEIYSTEVKKTEMLMENFRRAIGLKVRETKEVYEGEVTELTPEEAENPLGGYGKTISTLLIGLKSAKGQKKLRLDPSIYEAIQKERVTVGDVIYIEANTGACKRVGRSDAYATEFDLEAEEYVPIPKGDVHKKKEIVQDVTLHDLDVANARPQGGQDIMSMMGQLMKPKMTEITEKLRAEINKVVSKYIDQGVAELVPGVLFIDEAHMLDVECFTYLNRALESPIAPIVVLASNRGMCTIRGTEDIVAAHGIPSDFLARLLIIPTAPYQADEIKKIVRIRATTEGVAVSDGAVDKISDHGVRISLRYCLQLLTPASILAKANGRSQIDVQDVAECEDLFLDARRSAALLSSEAGRGYIS; encoded by the exons ATGGTCCAAATCAGCGAGATCAAGGGCAACAAGCGCGACAACCGGACGGCGGCCCACACGCATATCAAGGGCCTCGGGCTGAAAGCGGATGGACGAGCGGAAACCCAAGCCGGCGGCTTCGTTGGCCAGGGACCTGCTCGAGAG TCctgcggcgtcgtcgtcgatctcATTCGAGCCCAGAAGATGGCCGGTCGGGGCGTGCTGCTGGCGGGAGGACCCGGAACGGGCAAGAcggcgctcgcgctcgccaTCAGCCAAGAGTTGGGCACGAGGATTCCCTTCTGccccatcgtcggcagcgaaATCTACTCGACCGAGGTGAAGAAGACGGAGATGCTCATGGAAAACTTTAGGAGAGCCATCGGGCTCAAGGTTCGGGAGACCAAGGAGGTCTACGAGGGCGAGGTGACGGAGCTGAcgcccgaggaggccgagaacCCGCTGGGCGGGTACGGAAAGACCATCAGCACGCTGCTCATCGGGCTGAAGAGCGCCAAGGGGCAGAAGAAGCTTCGGCTGGACCCCAGCATCTACGAGGCCATCCAGAAGGAGCGCGTGACGGTCGGCGACGTCATCTACATCGAGGCCAACACGGGCGCCTGCAAGCGCGTCGGTCGATCGGATGCCTACGCGACCGAGTttgacctcgaggccgaggagtaCGTGCCGATCCCAAAGGGCGACGTGCACAAGAAGAAGGAGATTGTGCAGGACGTGACGCTgcacgacctcgacgtcgccaacGCTCGGCCGCAGGGCGGTCAGGACATCATGAGCATGATGGGCCAGCTCATGAAGCCCAAGATGACGGAGATTACGGAGAAGCTGCGGGCCGAGATCAACAAGGTGGTCAGCAAGTACATTGAccagggcgtcgccgagctcgtgcCGGGCGTCCTCTTCATCGACGAG GCGCAcatgctcgacgtcgaaTGCTTCACGTACCTCAACAGGGCATTGGAATCGCCGATAGCGCCAATCGTCGTTCTCGCCTCGAACCGCGGCATGTGCACGATACGGGGCACCGAGGACATCGTGGCGGCGCATGGCATCCCCAGCGACTTCCTCGCCCGACTCCTCATCATCCCCACGGCGCCCTACCAGGCGGACGAGATCAAGAAGATTGTGCGGAtacgggcgacgacggagggtGTCGCCGTgagcgacggcgccgtcgacaagaTTTCCGACCACGGGGTCCGCATCAGCCTGCGGTACTGCCTGCAGTTGCTGACGCCCGCGAG CATCCTTGCCAAGGCCAATGGGCGTTCGCAGATCGACGTGCAGGATGTTGCCGAGTGCGAGGACCTGTTCCTCGACGCCAGGCGGAGCGCGGCCCTGCTCAGCAGCGAAGCTGGACGGGGCTACATCTCGTAG
- a CDS encoding hypothetical protein (related to TFIID subunit TAF19): MTAQQTLMYGLSLSPILADFQKMPMMLGFPVRQHSRHPLLATAAAAAAAARPLRRPETYPPWAIAGAKIPRAGRSLAAAQPPSPTAAAKACSCRYLRRRLSVARSQVSPPKTHPASPLLHTATTPPNPASSVQSACSSSSASTRLASLHLPLRRRAHLHAPASAHASLGFTHPSSTSTPTAVTQTRHPVTRIPHPAFRIPSPSRHHGASSASRQECRQDELFSQRACVGAPSPPSPPTLTWPSSRLAVAQLLFAHGDVKNPLPETVRVLDEILTDFMQAIAFEATRAAHYSGRQKIKYEDFEFSFRKNPAFLGKVQEVFEKQKEIKKAREILRETDDDIIKDAADEEKKRAKEAERHAASTPAARAAAAARRVEEELGEADDDAEAEADALGKKR, encoded by the exons ATGACGGCGCAGCAGACGCTTATGTATGGGCTGAGCCTCTCGCCTATCCTCGCCGATTTCCAAAAGATGCCCATGATGCTAGGTTTCCCTGTCCGTCAGCACAGCCGTCACCCTCTCCtcgcgaccgccgccgccgccgccgccgccgcgcgccCCCTCCGACGGCCAGAGACGTACCCG CCGTGGGCGATCGCGGGAGCAAAGATTCCCCGAGCCGgccgcagcctcgccgccgcgcagCCGCCGTCccccaccgccgccgccaaggcctGCAGCTGCAGGTAcctgcgccgtcgcctgTCCGTCGCCCGATCCCAGGTATCGCCGCCCAAGACTCACcctgcctcgccgctgctTCACACCGCCACGACACCGCCAAACCCAGCATCGTCCGTCCAGTCCGCCTGCTCTTCGTCTtctgcgtcgacgaggctggcCTCGCTTCATCTccctcttcgccgtcgcgcaCACCTCCATGCACCCGCCTCGGCCCATGCCAGCCTAGGCTTTACTCAtccatcctcgacctcgactcCCACCGCCGTCACCCAGACTCGACACCCCGTCACCCGCATCCCGCATCCCGCATTCCGCATCCCTTCACCGTCTCGCCATCATGGAGCCTCGAGCGCGAGCCGGCAAGAATGTCGGCAAGATGAACTTTTCTCACAACGAGCGTGCGTCGGTGCCCCCTCGCCACCCTCCCCTCCGACGCTGACCTGGCCCTCCTCCCGCCTCGCAGTGGCCCAGCTCCTCTTCGCCCACGGCGACGTCAAGAACCCGCTCCCGGAAACGGtccgcgtcctcgacgagatcCTCACCGACTTCATGCAAGCCATCGCCTTCGAGGCCACCCGCGCCGCCCACTACTCGGGTCGCCAGAAGATCAAGTACGAGGACTTTGAGTTTTCCTTCCGCAAGAACCCCGCCTTCCTCGGCAAGGTCCAGGAGGTCTTTGAGAAGCAAAAGGAGATCAAAAAGGCGCGCGAGATCCTCCGcgagaccgacgacgacatcatcaaggacgccgccgacgaggagaagaagagggccaaggaggcggagaggcatgcggcgtcgacgcccgccgcccgcgccgccgccgccgccaggagggtcgaggaggagctcggagaggccgacgatgatgccgaggccgaggcggatgcCCTCGGGAAGAAAAGGTGA
- a CDS encoding cAMP-mediated signaling protein Sok1, protein MMDQGYGGGSFERSRRSLSTSAPVPNGDGESIKDTDIQLPSQPPNEVEKKAAAQSSQESPRRCEAAVRTSTPSTRRSSPASSPPAEAAVGRRSSRHSPPRLWPVEPPVTRSTLSELDVSKIIHNPKLRHDINFDPELHFRPNLDGEKGRRKQDKANLFWKALKDELAEFLANAPAFHAKHGEADDWTLPSLLRAVKDIIQTLVPQRDRQFLDEGLNVELLMQQFRKGIADFEKLALWLSQVLKSHCAPMRDDWVDAMYAQLSRGNRDADLDELVAGMRSLLGVLEAMKLDVANHQIRCLRPVLIEDTTHFEQKFFLRKMQSRKVDVGGARRWYRDADVAFSARAAASWQSFGDMAVFFEALTRLVLPSTAEKRVPSTFLFDEERIMKLRSDVLDAVNLDVCMRMYEDLDRLARFSSKIQRVSRALDDGSLDRRAEPPPPAEFNFNSPPSTSRPSSLAFSAAGSAESSPRSSLALPSYVAPENCEARAKARAVYDSLVALLQSATPTSRPYARWQEMAPSMAIQIFRFTAAPSDMLPAFEAKLTENVCKGRSQLYLEVEQAFHRMLMSELGRQVREFKPLSAVSLFAAATGGRAQGTGGPVRSPRARDAELARDEGRVEDVAVRLAHMGVLHWRVWSPLVYLADADDSAVDVAMTQA, encoded by the coding sequence ATGATGGACCAAGGGTATGGCGGCGGATCCTTCGAGCGGTCGCGGAGGAGcctgtcgacgtcggctccCGTGcccaacggcgacggcgagtccATCAAGGACACCGACATTCAGTTGCCCTCGCAGCCCCCCAACGAGGTGGAGAAAAAGGCGGCCGCGCAGTCGTCGCAGGAATCCCCCCGCCGttgcgaggcggccgtccgcacctcgacgccctcgacgaggagaagctcgcccgcctcgtcgcccccggccgaagccgccgtcggccgccgctcgaGCCGCCACTCGCCCCCCCGGCTCTGGCCCGTCGAGCCGCCCGTGACGCGCTCGACGCTgagcgagctcgacgtgTCCAAGATCATCCACAACCCGAAGCTCCGTCACGACATCAACTTCGACCCCGAGCTCCACTTCCGCcccaacctcgacggcgaaaaGGGCCGTCGGAAGCAGGACAAGGCCAACCTCTTCTGGAAGGCGCTCAAggacgagctggccgagtTCCTCGCCAACGCGCCCGCCTTCCACGCCAagcacggcgaggccgacgactgGACCCTGCCCTCGCTGCTCAGGGCCGTCAAGGACATCATCCAGACGCTCGTCCCCCAGCGCGACCGTCagttcctcgacgagggcctcaACGTCGAGCTGCTCATGCAGCAGTTCCGCAAGGGCATCGCCGACTTCGAGAAGCTCGCCCTCTGGCTCTCGCAGGTGCTCAAGTCGCACTGCGCCCCCATGCGCGACGACTGGGTCGACGCCATGTACGCCCAGCTCAGCCGCGGCAAccgcgacgccgacctcgacgagctcgtcgccggcatgcgcagcctcctcggcgtcctcgaggccatgAAGCTCGACGTGGCCAACCACCAGATCCGCTGCCTGCGGCCCGTGCTCATCGAGGACACGACGCACTTTGAGCAAAAGTTCTTCCTCCGCAAGATGCAGTCGCGcaaggtcgacgtcggcggcgcccgccGCTGGTACcgcgatgccgacgtcgccttttccgcccgcgccgccgcctcgtggCAGTCGTTCGGCGACATGGCCGTCTTCTTCGAGGCCCTGAcgcgcctcgtcctcccctcgacggccgagaagcgCGTGCCCAGCACCTTCCtcttcgacgaggagcgcATCATGAAGCTGCGCtccgacgtgctcgacgccgtcaacctcgacgtctgcatgcgcatgtacgaggacctcgaccgcctcgcccgcttcAGCTCCAAGATCCAGCGCGTCAgccgcgccctcgacgacggctccctcgaccgccgagccgagccgccgccgccggccgagttcAACTTCAACAGCCCGCCGTCCACCTCCCGACCCTCGAGCCTCGCCTTcagcgccgccggctcggccgagtcgtcgccgcggtCCTCGCTGGCCCTCCCATCCTACGTGGCGCCCGAGAACTGCGAGGCCCGCGCCAAGGCCCGCGCCGTCTACGACtcgctcgtcgccctgcTGCAGTCGGCCACGCCCACGTCGCGGCCCTACGCCCGCTGGCAGGAGATGGCACCCTCCATGGCCATTCAGATCTTCCGCTTCACCGCCGCGCCCTCGGACATGCTGCCCGCCTTCGAGGCGAAGCTGACGGAGAACGTCTGCAAGGGCCGCTCCCAGCTTtacctcgaggtcgagcaaGCCTTCCACCGCATGCTCATGTCGGAGCTTGGCCGTCAGGTGCGCGAGTTCAAGCCTTTgtcggccgtctcgctcttcgccgccgccaccggaGGCCGCGCCCAGGGCACCGGCGGACCTGTCCGCTCGCCTCGCGCCCGggatgccgagctcgcccgcGACGAGGGTCGCGTCGAGGACGTGgccgtccgcctcgcccACATGGGCGTCCTGCACTGGAGGGTCTGGTCTCCCCTAGTCTacctcgccgatgccgacgactcggccgtcgacgtggccatgACCCAGGCCTGA